Proteins encoded within one genomic window of Manis pentadactyla isolate mManPen7 chromosome 4, mManPen7.hap1, whole genome shotgun sequence:
- the GIP gene encoding gastric inhibitory polypeptide, with protein MVAMKIFSLLLVSLLLTVVLGEKEEGHSRFHTRVRGSRPRGPRYSEGTFISDYSIAMDKIRQQDFVNWLLAQKGKKNNWKHNITQREAQTLELAHQSNRKEAAREQQGPLSKDPGDEDLLKDLLIQELLAWLVDQMELCRLRFQ; from the exons ATGGTGGCCATGAAGATCTTCTCTCTGCTGCTGGTGTCCTTGCTCCTGACAGTGGTTctaggagagaaagaagagggtCACTCCAG aTTTCACACTAGGGTCAGAGGCTCCCGACCCCGAGGCCCCAGGTACTCTGAGGGGACTTTCATCAGTGACTACAGTATTGCCATGGACAAGATCCGCCAACAAGACTTTGTGAACTGGCTGCTGGCACAGAAGGGGAAGAAGAACAA CTGGAAACATAACATCACCCAGAGGGAGGCCCAGACCCTGGAGCTGGCCCATCAATCTAACAGAAAGGAGGCGGCAAGGGAACAGCAGGG GCCCCTATCCAAGGACCCTGGCGATGAAGATCTGCTAAAGGATTTACTGATTCAAGAGCTGCTGGCCTGGCTGGTGGACCAGATGGAACTCTGCAGGCTCAG GTTTCAGTGA